The genomic region CGCGATCGGCCTGCGCGCCGACGTCGTCGACCGCGACGAGGTGGCGGCCGCCGTGTCCACCGTGGAGTCGACGCTCGCCCCCATCGGCGCGCTCGTCAACAACGCGGGCATCACCTCGCCGATCCGCTTCCTGGAGGTGTCCGACACCGAGTGGGACCGCGTGTTCGACGTCAACGTGCGCGGCAGCTACCTGATGACCCGCCGGATCGCGCCGGGCATGGCGGAGCGCGGCTTCGGCCGGATCGTGATGCTGTCGTCGGTGTCGGCCGAACGCGGCGGCGGCGTGTTCGGTGGCGTCGCCTACTCGGCGGCCAAGGCGGCACTGCTCGGCTTCTCCCGCGCGCTGGCACGGGAGCTCGGCCCGGACGGCGTGACGGTCAACTCCGTCGCACCGGGCCTGATCGACACCGACATCACCGCCGGCAAGCTGCCGCAGGAGCGCAAGGACGCCATGGTGGCCGACATCCCGGTGCGCCGCACGGGTTTCGTGGCCGACGTCGCCGACGTGATCACGTTCCTGTGCCGTCCGGAGAGCGGGTACGTCACCGGCGCGACCTACGACGTCAACGGCGGCTCGCACATCCACTGAGCCGGAGCCGCTGGGCCGGAGCCGCTGGGCCGGAGCCGCTGGGCCGGAGCCGCTGGGCCGGAGCTTGTGGGTCAGCGGCCTGGCACGAGCTCGGGTTCGGCCAGGTTCTCCGGCAGCCGCTGGGTCGCGTGCAACGGCACCAGCTCCGACTGCAGCACCATCGCCGCCGCACCGATCGCGGGTGCG from Lentzea guizhouensis harbors:
- a CDS encoding SDR family NAD(P)-dependent oxidoreductase; translated protein: MSTTRTAVITGAASERGIGRATAHALAAAGWEIAVLDLDEAGAKTAADEIAERHGVRAIGLRADVVDRDEVAAAVSTVESTLAPIGALVNNAGITSPIRFLEVSDTEWDRVFDVNVRGSYLMTRRIAPGMAERGFGRIVMLSSVSAERGGGVFGGVAYSAAKAALLGFSRALARELGPDGVTVNSVAPGLIDTDITAGKLPQERKDAMVADIPVRRTGFVADVADVITFLCRPESGYVTGATYDVNGGSHIH